A single region of the Theileria annulata chromosome 4, complete sequence, *** SEQUENCING IN PROGRESS *** genome encodes:
- a CDS encoding uncharacterized protein (Tap349h10.p1c.cand.62 - score = 71.17), producing the protein MLKKSSVMDDEIFEMIDESDSNEDSDDEDYNLGDNLFKKQNKVKTNKSGKFSLKSNKSRNKTTNFTPKTFNSHIKKENHKLKSDTPIKSPSKQVVASRLFEIIIGRKHARLSSCLHRIYLSLASEDKYVTIAEILSFIIECAGFTPNLVHYSFVDNSSPNKSTAESKEQEWDMFKNLYNNLPNKVNFEQINRLTSEDNRNYEFEDSEVYGTSINFENGNSLSHKFYTVCNRRMKSLNKKLEYKEGWMIDFGSVGFHRFCEFFNELILQIELQYFQHIVTLIEYVFVLSTCQYRGIRLLSTVACNELIKSMLLKLDVLKKDQVVLRKQLLVESDLDKRAASRLGGDLTISNSTIELYKRVNLVNIICSTVLNMVKTSFYVNYSAKSFDIVADLRVISAYYLVVHSIINPELYSHPIFMELVTSLLGNMDDNLPLLLKFILINGTTLDEKIMERVLRIYPSENNEVNQLIEFVHVKHVTSHISDKLDISDKLDISDKLDINAEMDDEKVYNKIVNTNNKYIGCIYLLREIPNFKIKLEFDLNLTNVKSKYQNLFNSNNKPYNHHVYNFNSGKDSSVDENYMENMRVICDSMLKYSEKENYSQFVSNLVLDLVEINFFDPNFSYFSFSNYVKFTNPPKLHALYNTILLQLLKHLKSSSLNVDTGSVLMSNLDDFMTNSDELYKLNKTNENNLIALLNMFNELVRMTVTQSNKFKVLDLVLKRLDYLLNSPNLLSISLNILSNMTEGGESKEDNTNTTLQSKINSFFNTNFNQLCKFMAELKADGNFDNEDEVTRLLYILNSLMSSFNFVKLDENKFTKLFNSTVDMLSDNSAERLELLDELMIFYYLVYEYVILKSINTDYYFDFLPQLYNKLLLMLLLKPKFNNAVEKFITVSTALNILKLSNIDFLKNNYSFTLSSSASNQLLNYITDIFLSFYTSRNIPKTSQKKSKLNILNDGCVTISHKYTHSKTCLDTLNDLYMTESIVYQYAKTLNKLVYNSNISIVILLNSCSGYERIRVASQKFLEVLSKLDLKLFNLISQHCMITLYELSQFSLLSSVIKLFNQFENGEILPFIYHLLMYIKKSQSNHNLQQYIKPILLYNSGVKTQLDNTNVNTVGDEKYNNILKLIKLVRSNQQLDLLKYLDKVSKLSLDDNFNDNLLTLRRNLNSKSIEQLCTSILKSIPKQSSKLPKSSSQSTRASSDLVEPSSKLPKPSSLNLKGSKRRRMNEVDTTLLPHDYYQFNDNTTHSFGSINGNENESSPEIVRNYSKRTQLPSIGMKNKMEPIELRDDELNLEDLGALNELEPFEDVIEIPDDLSPTKLALKSSSLYYH; encoded by the coding sequence ATGTTGAAAAAGAGTTCTGTGATGGATGACgaaatatttgaaatgATTGATGAATCTGATTCTAATGAAGATTCTGATGACGAAGATTACAATTTAGGGGATAAtctttttaaaaaacaaaataaagttaaaacaaataaatcaggcaaattttctttaaaatcCAACAAATCACGCAATAAAACAACTAATTTTACTCCAAAAACTTTCAATTCTCACATAAAAAAGGAAAACCATAAGTTGAAGAGCGACACACCTATAAAAAGTCCCAGTAAACAAGTAGTGGCTTCTCGCTTGTTTGAGATAATAATAGGACGCAAACACGCTCGTCTATCGAGTTGTTTACATCGTATTTATTTATCACTTGCATCAGAGGATAAGTATGTTACAATAGCTGagattttatcatttatcATCGAATGTGCGGGATTCACACCAAATCTTGTCCACTACTCATTTGTTGATAATTCTAGCCCGAATAAATCAACTGCTGAATCAAAAGAACAGGAGTGGGATATGTTTAAGAATTTGTACAATAACCTACCAAACAAGGTTAATTttgaacaaattaatagatTAACTAGTGAAGATAACCGTAATTATGAGTTCGAAGATTCTGAAGTGTATGGAACTAgtataaattttgaaaatggAAACTCCCTATCACATAAGTTTTACACAGTTTGTAATCGTAGGATGAAGTCCTTGAATAAGAAATTGGAATATAAAGAGGGCTGGATGATTGATTTTGGAAGTGTAGGTTTCCATCGGTTCTGTGAGTTTTTCAACGAACTGATTCTACAAATTGAACTACAATATTTCCAACACATAGTTACATTAATAGAGTACGTATTTGTACTAAGTACTTGCCAATACAGAGGAATTCGCCTGTTATCGACAGTGGCATGTAATGAACTAATTAAATCTATGCTTCTAAAATTAGATGTTTTGAAAAAAGATCAAGTGGTGCTGAGAAAGCAATTGTTGGTGGAGTCAGATTTGGACAAAAGAGCCGCCAGCAGATTAGGAGGTGATTTAACTATTTCCAACTCCACCATAGAATTGTATAAAAGGGTTAACTTGGTTAATATAATATGCTCCACAGTACTGAATATGGTCAAAACTAGTTTTTACGTAAATTACTCAGCAAAGTCCTTTGATATTGTTGCAGACCTCAGGGTCATTTCAGCATATTACTTAGTAGTTCATTCCATTATTAACCCAGAATTATACAGTCATCCTATATTCATGGAGTTGGTAACTAGTTTACTTGGTAATATGGACGACAATCTTCCACTATTGCTCAAGTTCATACTGATAAATGGCACTACATTGGATGAAAAGATCATGGAACGAGTCTTGAGAATATATCCAAGTGAAAACAATGAAGTTAACCAACTAATTGAGTTTGTCCACGTCAAGCATGTTACTTCACACATCTCTGATAAACTTGATATTTCTGATAAACTTGATATTTCTGATAAACTTGATATTAATGCTGAGATGGATGATGaaaaagtatataataaaattgtgaatactaataataagtATATAGGCTGTATATACTTGTTAAGGGAAATaccaaattttaaaattaaacttgAATTTGACTTGAATTTAACAAATGTAAAGAGTAAATACCAAAACTTGTTTAACAGCAACAATAAACCATATAATCACCATGTATACAACTTTAATAGCGGTAAGGATAGTAGTGTCGATGAAAATTACATGGAAAACATGAGAGTTATTTGTGACTcaatgttaaaatatagTGAAAAGGAAAATTATAGTCAGTTTGTAAGTAATTTGGTTTTGGATTTGgttgaaattaatttctttgACCCTAATTTTTCCTATTTTtccttttcaaattatGTTAAATTCACAAATCCACCAAAGTTACACGCTCTATACAATACCATTTTACTACAATTACTCAAGCACCTTAAATCAAGTAGTTTAAATGTAGACACGGGAAGTGTGTTAATGAGCAATTTGGACGATTTCATGACAAATTCTGAtgaattgtataaattaaacaaaactAACGAAAACAACTTAATAGCACTATTGAATATGTTTAACGAACTGGTGAGGATGACTGTGACACAATCAAACAAATTCAAGGTCCTAGATTTGGTTCTGAAAAGACTTGATTACTTGCTAAATTCGCCCAATTTGCTGTCAATTTCACTGAACATATTATCTAACATGACAGAAGGCGGAGAAAGTAAAGAAGATAATACCAATACAACACTTCAGAGTAAAATTAACtctttttttaatactaaCTTCAATCAGCTATGTAAGTTTATGGCAGAATTAAAAGCTGATGGTAATTTTGATAACGAGGATGAGGTGACGagattattatatatattgaataGTTTAATGagtagttttaattttgttaaattgGACGAAAACAAGTTCACAAAATTGTTTAACAGCACCGTTGACATGTTGTCGGATAACTCAGCAGAAAGGCTTGAATTACTGGATGAGTTGatgatattttattatttggtatatgaatatgtaatattaaagaGTATAAATACTGactattattttgattttttgCCCCAACTGTATAACAAATTACTGCTAATGCTGCTTCTTAAACCTAAATTCAATAATGCTGTAGAAAAGTTTATCACGGTTTCAACAGCGTTAAACATCTTAAAGTTGTCtaatattgattttttgAAGAATAACTACTCGTTCACGCTCAGCTCAAGTGCATCAAATCAACTGCTAAACTATATTACAGacatatttttatcattctACACGAGCCGCAATATTCCCAAAACAAGTCAAAAGAAGAGTAAACTAAACATATTGAATGACGGTTGTGTAACCATAAGTCATAAATATACACATTCTAAAACTTGTTTGGATACATTAAATGATCTGTACATGACCGAGAGTATAGTGTATCAATACGCAAAAACACTGAACAAGTTAGTATATAACAGTAATATAtcaatagtaatattattgaatagCTGCAGTGGTTATGAGCGCATAAGAGTGGCATCGCAAAAGTTCCTTGAAGTACTTTCAAAGCTAGATTTGAAACTATTTAACCTCATTTCACAACATTGTATGATTACTTTGTATGAGTTATCGCAATTTTCACTCCTCAGCTCGGTCATCAAATTGTTTAACCAATTTGAAAATGGGGAAATTTTACCCTttatatatcatttattaatgtacATTAAGAAGTCTCAGTCGAATCACAACCTTCAACAGTATATCAAACCAATACTTTTGTACAACAGTGGTGTTAAAACACAATTGGATAATACTAATGTTAATACAGTTGGTGATGAAAAGTACAATAATATACTGAAGCTGATTAAATTAGTGAGAAGTAACCAACAACTTGACCTTTTGAAATACTTGGACAAAGTATCCAAACTGTCTCTGGACgacaattttaatgataacTTATTAACATTAAGACGGAACTTAAACTCTAAATCCATCGAACAATTGTGCACCAGTATCCTCAAGAGTATACCTAAACAAAGTTCAAAACTACCTAAATCAAGTTCACAATCAACTAGAGCTAGTTCCGACCTTGTTGAGCCTAGTTCAAAACTACCTAAACCAAGTTCTTTGAATTTAAAGGGTAGTAAGAGACGAAGAATGAATGAAGTTGATACGACGTTGTTGCCTCATGATTATTACCAATTTAATGATAACACAACTCACTCATTTGGTTCCATTAATGGAAATGAGAATGAGAGCTCACCAGAGATTGTGAGAAACTACAGTAAAAGAACCCAATTGCCTAGCATAGGGATGAAAAATAAGATGGAACCGATAGAATTGAGAGACGACGAGTTAAACTTGGAGGATTTGGGAGCCCTGAATGAGTTGGAGCCTTTTGAAGACGTTATAGAAATCCCAGACGATCTTTCTCCAACCAAATTAGCACTCAAAAGCTCAAGCTTATATTAtcactaa
- a CDS encoding uncharacterized protein (Tap349h10.p1c.C.cand.162 - score = 19.37) — protein sequence MPRFPYLFGKYLRLNGKGQCRGFKKNQIIHPIPVKAYGRTPSASSQTGLYHDEDYNYYTKVPYSLKKTRIKLKPLVFKKDFESKLLNTTVPNVRVTTSALHAITSSGGFDNYILNTSPEQLRSQMGERMRNVMYFYKSNPDIMRLGLPWKVYYSESSRKDPVYAYYKHLTGVQKFEERKLMESKKYSPFYLPPQQNVMVERQGFASEQEGMKLNLWWKNNPQEFRNRLGEARMFDRNGVDLNLMNSFRTGEGRGGGGPHGKSLRKRSKTFRYNITRPY from the exons atgcCTAGGTTTCCTTATCTTTTCGGCAAATATTTACGCCTCAACG GAAAGGGACAATGTAGAGGATTTAAGAAGAACCAAATAATTCATCCCATCCCCGTTAAAGCCTATGGCCGAACTCCTTCCGCATCTTCCCAAACTG GACTGTACCATGATGAAGACTATAACTATTATACTAAAGTGCCCTATTCTCTTAAAAAGACCAGAATAAAGCTCAAGCCTCTAGTTTTTAAAAAGGACTTTGAGTCTAAACTTTTAAATACCACAGTTCCAAACGTTAGAGTCACAACCTCAG CTTTGCATGCCATAACAAGTAGCGGAGGATTTGacaattatattttaaacacCTCCCCTGAACAGCTGAGGTCACAAATGGGTGAACGAATGAGAAATGTCATGTACTTTTACAAATCCAATCCAG atATAATGAGATTGGGACTGCCGTGGAAGGTGTATTACTCAGAAAGCAGCCGC AAGGACCCGGTGTATGCCTATTACAAGCACTTGACTGGGGTTCAAAAGTTTGAAGAGCGCAAATTGATGGAGTCGAAAAAATACTCACCTTTCTATTTACCACCTCAACAAA ATGTAATGGTGGAGAGGCAAGGATTTGCGAGTGAACAGGAAGGAATGAAGCTGAATTTGTGGTGGAAAAACAACCCTCAAGAATTCAGAAATCGACTTG GGGAGGCGAGAATGTTTGATAGGAATGGCGTGGACTTGAATTTAATGAACAGTTTCAGAACAGGCGAGGGACGAGGCGGAGGAGGTCCTCATGGAAAGAGCCTTAGAAAACGCTCTAAAACCTTTAGATACAATATCACTAGACCAtactaa